One stretch of Lucilia cuprina isolate Lc7/37 chromosome 6, ASM2204524v1, whole genome shotgun sequence DNA includes these proteins:
- the LOC111683438 gene encoding uncharacterized protein LOC111683438: MQFLKIYATLVILCCYIRLSHNALFYPSNSAYGIIAAIAVPLDLPHRNVFISYNFEANYNLPETWNLPPYAIGVEEEDLFEDAARYNNGKDCTNCTSSSAEETVEDVENEENMEENDIDSTTTSYRNETETNSRRKRGRKRREIPSLLTRTHFYHILIDKFERSGFEGEPCLLRLICETNASELGEINGVLGNLIHIMFSPTTSKNENLPLAYYQAEVDGIHDQCHHYEEECSESILDLISVPIHEYIEQMEMEIHNLGK; this comes from the exons atgcaatttttaaaaatatatgcaaCTCTAGTGATATTGTGTTGTTATATTAGATTATCGCATAATGCTCTATTCTATCCCTCCAACAGTGCTTATGGT ataaTTGCTGCCATTGCAGTACCTTTGGATTTACCACATCGTAATGTTTTCATTTCGTATAATTTTGAAGCAAATTATAATTTACCAGAGACTTGGAATTTACCACCATATGCG atAGGAGTTGAAGAGGAAGATCTATTCGAAGATGCAGCTAGATATAATAATGGCAAGGATTGTACAAATTGTACATCATCATCAGCGGAAGAAACTGTAGAAGATgtagaaaatgaagaaaatatggAGGAAAATGATATTGACAGCACTACAACATCGTACAGAAATGAAACTGAAACGAATAGTAGAAGAAAAAGAGGCAGAAAACGTAGAGAAATACCTTCGCTATTGACTAGAACACATTTCTATCATATATTGATAGATAAATTTGAAAG AAGCGGTTTTGAGGGTGAACCCTGTTTATTGCGTTTAATATGCGAAACAAATGCTTCAGAATTGGGTGAAATAAACGGTGTTTTGGGCAATTTAATACATATCATGTTTTC TCCTACCACttctaaaaatgaaaatttacccTTGGCTTACTATCAAGCTGAAGTAGATGGTATACATGATCAATGTCATCATTATGAAGAAGAGTGCTCGGAAAGTATACTGGATTTAATATCAGTACCCATACATGAATATATTGAACAAATGGAAATGGAAATTCATAATCTAGGAAAatga
- the LOC111683442 gene encoding general transcription factor IIH subunit 1, producing the protein MTTSSEDVLLQMGEVRYKKGDGTLYVMNERLAWMAENRDTVAVSHRFADIKTQKISPEGKPKVQLQVVLHDGNTSTFHFVNRNGQQAMLADRDKVKELLQQLLPNFKRKVDKELEEKNRILSENPHLFQLYKDLVTSQVLTSDEFWNTHAKEHALKKVNKKQSIGVSGAFLADIKPQTDGCNGLKYNLTDDIIHCIFKTYPAVKRKHQENVPAKLSEAEFWTKFFQSHYFHRDRITAGTKDIFAECGKIDDQTLKAAVQQGAGDPLLDLKQFEDVPLEDGFCSVAGDRNTVNSGNIVHQNMIKRFNQHSIMVLKTCADVNAASSGAATGPLNNQAKDSKTENGSVEKSKNKEVTQNGGGTSTLNSPEKPSKRQKIMEKIHYEDLGEPQVDPDGSLNSEAKKKSQQITLSKVERYLHGPMPSTGYEMHEDRRRMEEIQYQLLRSTENWNQRVPHKVLVSSTAAVNALGELSPGGALMRGFQEQSVGQLVPPDFEKDLRNLYLALSELLKHFWHCFPPTTQDLETKALKMHEALQRFKMAKLQPFEDRCLQKLSPLGGTLTQHLNRLLQSANTKFVTWQERKMRQHK; encoded by the exons ATGACCACCAGTAGTGAGGATGTTTTGTTGCAAATGGGAGAAGTACGTTATAAAAAGGGTGATGGCACGCTGTACGTAATGAACGAACGTTTAGCGTGGATGGCAGAAAATCGTGACACAGTGGCGGTGTCCCATAGATTTGCTGATATCAAGA cACAAAAAATCTCTCCTGAAGGCAAACCTAAAGTACAATTGCAAGTTGTTCTTCACGACGGCAACACTTCCACATTCCATTTTGTCAATCGTAATGGCCAGCAGGCCATGTTGGCCGATCGAGATAAAGTTAAAGAGTTACTGCAACAATTACTGCCAAATTTCAAACGAAAAGTTGACAAAGAATTGGAAGAAAAAAATCGCATATTATCGGAAAATCCTCATCTGTTTCAATTGTATAAAGATCTGGTGACTTCACAGGTTTTGACCAGTGATGAATTTTGGAATACACATGCTAAGGAACATGCTTTAAAGAAAGTTAATAAAAAGCAAAGTATAG GTGTTTCTGGTGCCTTTTTAGCCGACATAAAACCACAGACTGATGGCTGTAATGGTCTCAAATATAATCTCACCGATGATATTATCCATTGTATTTTCAAAACATATCCTGCCGTTAAGCGTAAACATCAAGAAAACGTTCCTGCCAAATTGAGTGAGGCTGAATTTTGGACGAAATTCTTTCAGTCTCATTACTTCCATCGTGATCGTATAACGGCAGGGACAAAGGATATTTTTGCAGAATGTGGTAAAATTGATGATCAAACATTGAAAGCTGCTGTGCAGCAAGGGGCTGGCGATCCTCTACTTGATCTTAAACAATTTGAAGATGTTCCTTTAGAAGATGGTTTCTGTAGTGTGGCTGGTGATCGTAATACCGTGAATAGTGGTAATATAGTACATCAAAATATGATTAAACGTTTCAACCAGCATTCGATAATGGTCTTAAAGACATGTGCAGATGTTAATGCTGCCTCTAGTGGAGCAGCAACGGGTCCTCTAAATAATCAAGCAAAAGATAGTAAAACAGAAAATGGTTCGGTGgagaaatcaaaaaataaagaagttaCACAAAATGGTGGTGGCACTAGTACATTGAATAGTCCCGAAAAACCTTCGAAACGTCAAAAAATTATGGAGAAAATACATTATGAAGATTTGGGTGAACCACAAGTTGATCCTGATGGCAGCTTAAACTCAGAAGCTAAAAAGAAATCACAACAAATTACTCTCTCAAAAGTGGAACGTTATTTACATGGACCCATGCCTAGTACTGGTTACGAAATGCATGAGGATCGCAGACGTATGGAAGAGATACAATATCAATTGTTAAGATCTACAGAAAATTGGAATCAACGAGTACCTCATAAAGTATTAGTAAGCTCAACGGCAGCGGTAAATGCCTTGGGTGAACTAAGTCCCGGTGGAGCCCTAATGAGAGGTTTTCAAGAACAGTCTGTAGGAC AACTTGTACCTCCggattttgaaaaagatttaCGTAATTTATATTTAGCTTTGTctgaattattaaaacatttttggcaCTGCTTTCCACCCACTACTCAGGACTTAGAaactaaagctttaaaaatgcacGAAGCTTTGCAACGTTTTAAAATGGCTAAATTACAACCCTTTGAG gATCGCTGTTTACAAAAACTCTCTCCTTTGGGTGGCACTTTAACCCAACATTTAAACCGTTTATTACAATCAGCCAATACTAAATTTGTTACTTGGCAAGAGCGCAAAATGCGCCAGCATAAATAG
- the LOC111683439 gene encoding uncharacterized protein LOC111683439 encodes MGYKLYMLLHVVSITTPIWAAFKDFVIENESDLERFGLNNNDMMYDDVDLEYQMLNDDIYDDVDSSYGALASSCGDYGGMSNSYDIFRSYDEDVNDLSMPGYEHQIDKNLLREIIRQLANDPRFQHLKEHLTEDKLLLSYKDEERDYDENLPSPNYVDYYEDHYNLF; translated from the exons ATGGGGTATAAACTTTATATGCTGCTACATGTGGTTTCAATCACAACACCAATTTGGGCAGCTTTTAAGGATTTTGTCATAGAAAATGAG agtgATTTAGAACGTTTCGGCTTAAACAATAACGATATGATGTACGATGACGTGGACTTAGAATATCAGATGCTAAATGATGACATTTATGACGATGTAGATTCTTCTTATGGTGCTCTCGCCAGCAGTTGTGGAGACTATGGTGGTATGAGCAATAGCTATGATATATTCAGAAGCTATGACGAAGATGTTAATGATTTGTCTATGCCTGGCTATGAGCATCAAATTGATAAGAATCTTCTTAGAGAGATTATACGTCAATTAGCTAATGATCCACGTTTTCAACACTTAAAGGAACATTTAACGGAGG ATAAATTACTATTGAGCTATAAAGATGAAGAAAGGGATTATGATGAAAATTTGCCATCACCAAATTATGTGGATTATTATGAGGAccattataatttgttttga
- the LOC111683453 gene encoding uncharacterized protein LOC111683453, with protein MFATHSVWKLHVLIFLNAVIGICCTEAAVKELSIGSFNCSQPPKFDNFDISKCCRLPAINMGDAIEKCHKQIVSFKSHNDKYPTYAHVCYPECIYRETNSLQPDGDIHIENVQKFLTTNIEQRDRVIVPTIVQSFRTCLTNIKQNMQAKGIKMFSKLTDLGCSPYASMVYGCVNAETFLHCPPEMWQQNENSCNLAKSFAQQCNPLPHVPMPMA; from the exons atgtttgcaacTCACAGTGTTTGGAAATTGcatgttttgatatttttaaatgcaGTTATTGGAATT TGTTGTACTGAGGCAGCTGTTAAGGAATTGTCAATAGGTTCGTTTAACTGTTCCCAGCCaccaaaatttgataatttt GACATCAGTAAGTGTTGTCGTTTACCAGCCATAAATATGGGCGATGCAATTGAAAAATGTCATAAACAAATAGTATCTTTTAAATCACACAATGATAAATATCCAACATATGCACATGTG TGTTATCCGGAATGTATTTATCGTGAAACGAATTCCCTACAGCCTGATGGTGATatacatattgaaaatgttcaaaagtttttgacaacaaatatcgAACAACGTGACAGGGTTATTGTTCCAACAATAGTTCAATCCTTTCGTACATGCTTGACCAATA TCAAACAAAATATGCAGGCCAAAggcataaaaatgttttcgaaaTTAACTGACTTGGGCTGTTCTCCGTATGCCAGCATGGTTTATGGTTGTGTTAATGCTGAGACCTTCCTACACTGTCCCCCCGAGATGTGGCAACAGAATGAAAACTCTTGTAATTTGGCTAAAAGTTTTGCCCAGCAATGTAACCCTTTGCCACACGTACCCATGCCAATGGCTTAA